From Streptomyces fungicidicus, one genomic window encodes:
- the proB gene encoding glutamate 5-kinase, whose product MAGARRAVGEARRIVVKVGSSSLTTAAGGLDADRVDALVDVLAKNRGGGEREIVLVSSGAIAAGLAPLGLRRRPRDLARQQAAASVGQGLLVARYTASFARYGVRVGQVLLTSDDMSRRAHHRNASRTLDKLLAMGAFPVVNENDTVATDEIRFGDNDRLAALVAHLVRADLLVLLSDVDGVYDGDPSRPGTSRIAEVRGPADLAHVEIGSAGKAGVGTGGMATKTEAAGIAAAAGIQVVLTSAIHAAEALNGGDTGTYFHPTGRRSADRLLWLQHASTPQGSLTLDDGAVHAVVQGRKSLLPAGIAGVEGEFSAGDPVELRDGEGRAVARGLVNFDAKEIPLLIGRSTHELARDLGPEYEREVVHRDDLVVLHP is encoded by the coding sequence GTGGCAGGGGCAAGACGGGCCGTGGGCGAGGCGCGCAGGATCGTCGTCAAGGTCGGCTCCTCGTCGCTGACCACCGCGGCGGGCGGCCTGGACGCCGACCGCGTCGACGCCCTCGTCGACGTGCTGGCCAAGAACCGCGGCGGCGGAGAGCGGGAGATCGTCCTCGTCTCCTCCGGCGCCATCGCCGCCGGTCTCGCCCCGCTGGGCCTGCGCCGCCGCCCCCGGGACCTGGCCAGGCAGCAGGCGGCCGCGAGCGTCGGCCAGGGCCTGCTGGTCGCCCGCTACACCGCCTCCTTCGCACGGTACGGCGTACGGGTCGGGCAGGTGCTGCTGACCAGCGACGACATGAGCCGCCGGGCCCATCACCGCAACGCCTCCCGCACCCTCGACAAGCTGCTGGCGATGGGCGCCTTCCCGGTCGTGAACGAGAACGACACCGTCGCCACCGACGAGATCCGCTTCGGCGACAACGACCGGCTCGCCGCCCTCGTCGCCCATCTGGTCCGCGCCGACCTGCTGGTGCTGCTCTCCGACGTGGACGGCGTCTACGACGGCGACCCGTCCCGGCCCGGCACCTCGCGCATCGCCGAGGTCAGGGGCCCCGCCGACCTCGCCCACGTCGAGATCGGCAGCGCCGGCAAGGCGGGCGTCGGCACCGGCGGCATGGCCACCAAGACGGAGGCCGCCGGGATCGCCGCCGCCGCCGGCATCCAGGTGGTGCTGACCAGCGCGATCCACGCCGCCGAAGCCCTCAACGGCGGTGACACCGGCACCTACTTCCACCCCACCGGCCGCCGCTCCGCCGACCGGCTGCTGTGGCTCCAGCACGCCTCCACCCCGCAGGGCTCCCTCACCCTGGACGACGGCGCCGTGCACGCGGTCGTGCAGGGCCGCAAGTCGCTGCTGCCGGCCGGGATCGCCGGCGTCGAGGGCGAGTTCAGCGCGGGCGACCCCGTCGAGCTGCGGGACGGCGAGGGGCGGGCGGTGGCCCGCGGACTGGTCAACTTCGACGCCAAGGAGATCCCCCTCCTGATCGGCCGCTCCACCCACGAACTCGCCCGGGACCTGGGTCCGGAGTACGAACGTGAGGTCGTACACAGGGACGATCTGGTGGTCCTGCATCCGTAA
- a CDS encoding polysaccharide pyruvyl transferase family protein: MSHNVRRTKRILLRSGKSPYDVVPVEEALHRDVFATNSGNLIFSDASHKILETPRTEVVSNGIRTDVNAASRINEEYDAFVVPLANAFRPSFEPQLKRLTRLISRLRIPVVVLGIGAQTGLSYDPARLKPMEQSVRAFVSAVLDRSASIGVRGEFTEKYLKDMGFRNVETIGCPSLFMYGKDLPVRKRAPELTSASRIAINGSHSAVQKQGLDRIVRRTHERYPHLRFIGQNLSDARQLHWQDLSDPNGKVTGMPTHPAHPMYREDKVRVYIDPVTWIDDLRDFDYSFGSRIHGNIAALLAGTPATVLCSDSRTLELCRYFEIPHRRMDDLPEDVDPARLYEEADLGALTGNHHERFERFTSFLDANGLENTFSHGDGGAAFEERLRSLDFPEGVRPWLGDDVAGLASRMGWLYGRVSELTTENTKLKRDLSRAKAGARGSVAAPATTSVYRKARRVVGGPLRRALQGGRN; encoded by the coding sequence GTGTCACACAACGTTCGCCGCACGAAGCGCATACTCCTCAGATCCGGCAAGAGCCCTTACGACGTGGTGCCCGTGGAGGAGGCCCTGCATCGCGACGTCTTCGCCACCAACTCGGGCAATCTGATCTTCAGCGACGCCTCGCACAAGATCCTCGAGACACCGCGCACCGAGGTGGTCTCCAACGGCATCCGGACGGACGTGAACGCGGCGAGCCGGATCAACGAGGAGTATGACGCCTTCGTCGTCCCTCTGGCCAACGCCTTCCGGCCCTCCTTCGAACCGCAGTTGAAGCGGCTGACGCGCCTGATCAGCAGGTTGAGGATCCCGGTGGTCGTGCTGGGCATCGGCGCGCAGACCGGCCTGAGCTACGACCCGGCGCGTCTGAAGCCGATGGAGCAGTCGGTCCGCGCCTTCGTCTCCGCCGTCCTGGACCGCAGCGCCTCGATCGGCGTGCGCGGCGAGTTCACCGAGAAGTACCTCAAGGACATGGGCTTCCGGAACGTCGAGACGATCGGCTGCCCGTCGCTGTTCATGTACGGCAAGGACCTCCCGGTGCGCAAGCGGGCGCCGGAGCTGACCTCCGCGTCCCGCATCGCCATCAACGGCTCGCACAGCGCGGTGCAGAAGCAGGGTCTGGACCGGATAGTCCGGCGGACCCACGAGCGCTACCCGCACCTGCGGTTCATAGGCCAGAACCTCAGCGACGCGCGGCAGTTGCACTGGCAGGACCTGTCCGACCCGAACGGCAAGGTCACGGGGATGCCGACGCATCCCGCCCACCCGATGTACCGGGAGGACAAGGTCCGCGTCTACATCGACCCGGTCACCTGGATCGACGACCTGCGCGACTTCGACTACTCCTTCGGCTCCCGCATCCACGGCAACATCGCGGCCCTGCTGGCCGGCACGCCCGCGACGGTGCTGTGCTCCGACTCGCGCACCCTGGAGCTGTGCCGCTACTTCGAGATCCCGCACCGCCGGATGGACGATCTGCCCGAGGACGTCGACCCGGCGCGCCTTTACGAGGAGGCCGACCTCGGCGCGCTGACCGGCAACCACCACGAACGGTTCGAGCGGTTCACCTCGTTCCTGGACGCCAACGGGCTGGAGAACACCTTCTCGCACGGTGACGGCGGCGCCGCGTTCGAGGAGCGGCTGCGCTCCCTGGACTTCCCGGAGGGCGTCCGGCCCTGGCTGGGCGACGATGTCGCCGGCCTCGCCTCACGCATGGGCTGGCTCTACGGCCGGGTCAGCGAACTGACCACCGAGAACACCAAGCTGAAGCGGGACCTGTCCCGCGCCAAGGCGGGCGCCCGCGGTTCGGTGGCCGCCCCGGCGACCACCTCGGTGTACCGCAAGGCCCGCCGCGTGGTGGGCGGCCCGCTGCGCCGGGCACTGCAGGGAGGCCGCAACTAG
- a CDS encoding glycosyltransferase family 2 protein: MTVAQPDVTVIIGAYEAMPYLVECLASVEAQTIDPERVEVIAVDDGSTDGTGECLEEFAARAPMPVTVLRQENSGGPSGPRNVGLDKAAGRYVFFLDADDRLGPEALERMVGMADRAGTDVVLGRIEGVNRGAPKSMWGRTLERTDVYSSNIKYTLSAQKLFRRALLDRHGMRFDESLFTGEDALFTMEAYLRADGVSVIADHTCYYLVGREDGKHVTKSGGYALRFDSARALMNLIARLVPEGPRRDLLMVRPFTVTLLPQFGPRFLKDSDEVRRRKLELAGPLMDAHWTPDLARLLKVEERLRLHLVAERRLEPLLDVLRFVRSKERPPALLERRGRRVYLAYPHFRDRAAGIPDAVYLASPREARSVPGHRAGGPVSVLRRASRKARRLLTPSRDVTPGGKAAAA; the protein is encoded by the coding sequence GTGACCGTGGCGCAGCCTGATGTCACCGTGATCATCGGCGCGTACGAGGCGATGCCGTATCTGGTCGAGTGCTTGGCCTCCGTGGAGGCGCAGACCATCGATCCGGAGCGCGTCGAGGTCATCGCGGTCGACGACGGCTCGACCGACGGCACGGGGGAGTGCCTGGAGGAGTTCGCGGCCCGCGCGCCCATGCCGGTCACCGTGCTCCGGCAGGAGAACTCCGGCGGCCCCAGCGGCCCGCGCAACGTGGGCCTGGACAAGGCCGCCGGGCGCTACGTCTTCTTCCTGGACGCCGACGACCGGCTGGGACCCGAGGCCCTGGAGCGCATGGTCGGCATGGCCGACCGGGCAGGCACCGACGTCGTGCTGGGCCGGATCGAGGGCGTCAACCGGGGCGCCCCGAAGTCCATGTGGGGCCGGACGCTGGAGCGCACCGACGTCTACTCCTCGAACATCAAGTACACGCTCAGCGCGCAGAAGCTGTTCCGCCGCGCGTTACTCGACCGGCACGGCATGCGCTTCGACGAGTCGCTGTTCACCGGCGAGGACGCGCTCTTCACCATGGAGGCCTATCTGCGGGCCGACGGCGTCTCCGTGATCGCCGACCACACCTGCTACTACCTGGTGGGCCGCGAGGACGGCAAGCACGTCACCAAGAGCGGCGGCTACGCCCTGCGGTTCGACTCCGCCCGCGCCCTGATGAACCTGATCGCCCGCCTCGTCCCCGAGGGCCCGCGCCGCGACCTGCTGATGGTGCGGCCCTTCACGGTCACCCTGCTGCCCCAGTTCGGCCCCCGGTTCCTCAAGGACTCCGACGAGGTCCGGCGGCGCAAACTGGAGCTGGCGGGGCCGCTGATGGACGCCCACTGGACCCCGGACCTCGCCCGTCTGCTCAAGGTCGAGGAGCGACTGCGGCTGCACCTGGTGGCCGAGCGGCGGCTGGAACCCCTCCTGGACGTCCTGCGGTTCGTCCGGTCCAAGGAGCGGCCGCCCGCCCTGCTGGAGCGGCGGGGCCGCCGCGTCTACCTCGCCTACCCGCACTTCCGCGACCGCGCCGCGGGCATCCCCGACGCCGTGTACCTGGCCTCCCCGCGCGAGGCCCGGTCCGTCCCCGGGCACCGCGCGGGCGGCCCGGTGTCCGTACTGCGCCGGGCCTCCCGCAAGGCCCGCCGCCTGCTGACCCCGTCCCGCGACGTCACACCGGGCGGAAAGGCCGCCGCGGCGTGA
- a CDS encoding bifunctional cytidylyltransferase/SDR family oxidoreductase, with the protein MSQRIAKPRTTAVILAGGTGQRVGLSIPKQLLKIAGKAVIEHTLATFEKADSIDDIIVLMAPGYVPDIEKIVAKAGFTKVTKVIEGGSTRNETTERAIAALGEGLAEGEDRNVLFHDAVRPLLSQRVIDDCVTALERFQAVDVAIPSADTIIVTRTHGEDGEFITEIPDRSRLRRGQTPQAFKLSTIRRAYEVAANDPNFQATDDCSVVLKYLPDVPIHVVAGDEYNMKVTQPVDVFIADKLFQLASTATPEQVSEEAYRELLTGKTMVVFGGSYGIGQDIAQLAESYGATVYALGRSTTGTHVENPEEVDDALSKAYGETGRIDYVVNTAGVLRIGKLAETDNATIEEALKVNYLAPVQIARSAYKYLAESKGQLLLYTSSSYTRGRAEYSLYSSTKAAMVNLTQALSDEWAGDGVRVNCINPERTATPMRTKAFGQEPAGSLLSSEAVARTSLDVLLSELTGHVIDVRQQDPTAGAARATGFEQALASVLDRQDGV; encoded by the coding sequence GTGTCCCAGCGCATAGCCAAGCCCCGTACCACCGCAGTGATCCTGGCCGGCGGTACCGGTCAGCGGGTGGGTCTGTCGATCCCCAAGCAGCTGCTGAAGATCGCCGGCAAGGCAGTCATCGAGCACACGCTGGCCACCTTCGAGAAGGCCGACTCGATCGACGACATCATCGTGCTGATGGCGCCGGGGTACGTGCCCGACATCGAGAAGATCGTCGCCAAGGCCGGGTTCACCAAGGTCACCAAGGTCATCGAGGGCGGCTCCACCCGCAACGAGACCACCGAGCGGGCCATCGCCGCGCTCGGTGAGGGCCTGGCCGAGGGCGAGGACCGCAACGTCCTCTTCCACGACGCCGTGCGCCCCCTGCTGTCGCAGCGCGTCATCGACGACTGCGTGACCGCGCTGGAGCGCTTCCAGGCCGTCGACGTGGCCATCCCGTCCGCGGACACCATCATCGTCACGCGCACGCACGGCGAGGACGGCGAGTTCATCACCGAGATCCCGGACCGCTCCCGGCTGCGCCGCGGCCAGACCCCGCAGGCCTTCAAGCTGTCCACCATCCGCCGCGCCTACGAGGTCGCCGCGAACGACCCCAACTTCCAGGCCACGGACGACTGCTCGGTCGTGCTCAAGTACCTGCCGGACGTGCCGATCCACGTCGTCGCGGGTGACGAGTACAACATGAAGGTCACTCAGCCGGTCGACGTCTTCATCGCCGACAAGCTCTTCCAGCTGGCCTCCACCGCCACGCCCGAGCAGGTCTCCGAGGAGGCCTACCGCGAACTGCTCACCGGCAAGACGATGGTGGTCTTCGGCGGTTCCTACGGCATCGGCCAGGACATCGCCCAGCTCGCCGAGTCCTACGGCGCGACCGTCTACGCGCTGGGCCGCTCCACCACCGGCACCCACGTGGAGAACCCGGAGGAGGTCGACGACGCGCTGTCCAAGGCGTACGGCGAGACCGGCCGCATCGACTACGTCGTCAACACCGCGGGCGTGCTGCGCATCGGCAAGCTCGCCGAGACCGACAACGCCACCATCGAGGAGGCGCTGAAGGTCAACTACCTGGCGCCGGTGCAGATCGCCCGCTCGGCCTACAAGTACCTCGCCGAGAGCAAGGGCCAGCTGCTGCTCTACACGTCCAGCAGCTACACCCGCGGGCGCGCCGAGTACAGCCTGTACTCCTCGACCAAGGCCGCGATGGTCAACCTCACCCAGGCGCTGTCCGACGAGTGGGCGGGTGACGGCGTCCGGGTGAACTGCATCAACCCGGAGCGCACCGCCACGCCGATGCGCACCAAGGCCTTCGGGCAGGAGCCGGCGGGCAGCCTGCTCTCCTCCGAGGCGGTGGCCCGGACCTCCCTCGACGTGCTGTTGTCCGAGCTCACCGGTCATGTCATCGACGTGCGGCAGCAGGACCCGACGGCGGGTGCGGCGCGGGCCACCGGGTTCGAGCAGGCGCTGGCGTCGGTGTTGGACCGTCAGGACGGCGTGTAA
- a CDS encoding alkaline phosphatase D family protein yields MTGAVQPDRRRVLTAGAAVLGAAASAQLWLPATARAAERPLPDGVFSLGVASGDPLPDGIVLWTRLAPDPLNGGGMPDRDVPVEWQIARDARFRKVVRRGTTRARPTYGHSVHVDVRGLRPDTAYWFRFRAGGQLSRVGRTRTAPAAHSPGGSLRVALASCQNWQHGYFTPYADMLDQDPDVVVFVGDYIYESTPSATAVRRHEGSGEPYGLTQYRNRYAQYRSDPDLAEMHANAPFVVTFDDHEVDNDFAGEIPQDPGKQAHDAFVARLTAAYQAYYEHMPVRATAVPDGPHIRMHRRLEFGRLARLNVLDTRQYRSDQATSQEGAQDPALTMLGAAQKRWLVDGLRHSPARWNLIASQIMMAETDLQVGEGKLWFYDAWDGYQAERNALLQEFRRVSNPVVLTGDRHLTMISDLKADFADPGSAVVGAEFVGTSISSNGDQDQAAFRAQWDPRRADNPHWKLLDAHRGYHLFDIRRDGIDARVRVVDTVLRPRATPSTLASLRVEAGRPGVHLV; encoded by the coding sequence ATGACCGGAGCAGTTCAGCCCGACCGCCGCCGTGTTCTGACCGCCGGCGCCGCCGTGCTCGGCGCCGCCGCCTCCGCCCAGCTGTGGCTGCCGGCCACCGCCCGGGCCGCCGAAAGACCGCTCCCCGACGGCGTGTTCAGCCTCGGCGTCGCCTCCGGCGACCCGCTGCCCGACGGGATCGTCCTGTGGACCCGGCTCGCCCCGGACCCGCTGAACGGCGGCGGTATGCCCGACCGCGACGTTCCCGTGGAGTGGCAGATCGCCCGGGACGCCCGCTTCAGGAAGGTGGTCCGCCGGGGCACCACCCGGGCCCGGCCCACGTACGGGCACAGCGTCCACGTGGACGTACGCGGGCTGCGCCCGGACACGGCGTACTGGTTCCGCTTCCGGGCCGGCGGGCAGCTCTCGCGCGTGGGCCGCACCCGCACCGCTCCCGCCGCGCACAGCCCCGGCGGGAGCCTGAGGGTCGCGCTCGCCTCCTGCCAGAACTGGCAGCACGGCTACTTCACCCCGTACGCCGACATGCTGGACCAGGACCCGGACGTCGTGGTGTTCGTCGGCGACTACATCTACGAGTCCACGCCCTCGGCCACCGCCGTACGGCGTCACGAGGGCAGCGGCGAGCCGTACGGCCTCACCCAGTACCGCAACCGGTACGCGCAGTACCGCTCCGACCCCGACCTCGCGGAGATGCACGCCAACGCCCCCTTCGTGGTCACCTTCGACGACCACGAGGTCGACAACGACTTCGCCGGCGAGATCCCGCAGGACCCCGGCAAGCAGGCGCACGACGCCTTCGTCGCCCGGCTCACGGCGGCCTACCAGGCGTACTACGAGCACATGCCGGTGCGCGCCACCGCCGTCCCCGACGGCCCGCACATCCGGATGCACCGCCGGCTGGAGTTCGGCCGGCTCGCCCGGCTCAACGTGCTGGACACCCGGCAGTACCGCAGCGACCAGGCCACCAGCCAGGAGGGCGCCCAGGACCCGGCGCTGACCATGCTCGGAGCCGCGCAGAAGCGCTGGCTGGTCGACGGGCTGCGCCACTCGCCCGCCCGCTGGAACCTGATCGCCTCCCAGATCATGATGGCCGAGACCGACCTCCAGGTCGGCGAGGGCAAGCTCTGGTTCTACGACGCCTGGGACGGCTACCAGGCGGAACGCAACGCGCTGCTCCAGGAGTTCCGCCGGGTCAGCAACCCCGTCGTCCTCACCGGCGACCGTCATCTGACGATGATCAGCGACCTCAAGGCGGACTTCGCCGACCCCGGTTCGGCCGTCGTGGGCGCCGAGTTCGTCGGCACCTCCATCTCCAGCAACGGCGACCAGGACCAGGCCGCCTTCCGCGCGCAGTGGGACCCGCGGCGCGCGGACAACCCGCACTGGAAGCTGCTCGACGCGCACCGGGGCTACCACCTGTTCGACATCCGCCGCGACGGCATCGACGCGCGGGTGCGGGTGGTGGACACGGTGCTGCGGCCGCGGGCCACGCCGAGCACCCTGGCGAGCCTGCGGGTCGAGGCCGGCCGCCCCGGAGTGCACCTCGTCTGA
- a CDS encoding FG-GAP-like repeat-containing protein, with product MAASSPHHRNLTRPLRIALATGVALVVAGALAAPGAHAVPPQAPAADAAQPRDDFDGDGYADLAVAAPTATVGGKKGAGYVAVLYGSANGLRTSSRQVIHQNTAGVPGGVETGDGFGSALTTADVDRDGYADLVVGAGGEDTDDGGVDAGLVEVLWGGPQGLSGGAKLASGRDTYDGLGSAGRLTAGDVNGDGGPDVVTVENRHDLRVLKGPFGRDGAGAGGEQVVKDVYDSRVLDLAAGDVNGDGLTDIVATENDGDEYDARRVVYWLGNRIALNPFTLVYDIDGAGLQGGENLDVGDVNADGYDDIVVGRAVDGYDSDLDNPFVKGGRVAWIPGTPKGPDGVRAVFLNQDRPGVPGTAESRDGFGTDVHIGDVDGDGYPDVVTGVPGEDLGSVSGAGAVVVLRGTANGLTGTGATTVTQNTATVPGTAEKDDRFGGAVHLGDTDGDGRADLAVGAPGENSGAGSVWYFRSTPTTVVGSAGTFGVGTLGTVAAGAKLGASFTD from the coding sequence ATGGCCGCGTCCTCCCCGCACCACCGGAACCTCACCCGCCCCCTGCGGATCGCGCTCGCGACCGGGGTGGCGCTCGTCGTCGCCGGCGCCCTCGCGGCGCCCGGCGCCCACGCCGTACCCCCGCAGGCGCCGGCCGCCGACGCAGCGCAGCCGCGCGACGACTTCGACGGCGACGGATACGCCGACCTCGCCGTGGCCGCGCCCACCGCGACCGTCGGTGGGAAGAAGGGCGCCGGGTACGTCGCCGTGCTGTACGGGTCGGCGAACGGGCTGCGCACCTCGTCCAGGCAGGTGATCCACCAGAACACCGCGGGCGTGCCCGGCGGCGTCGAGACCGGCGACGGGTTCGGCAGCGCCCTCACCACCGCCGACGTCGACCGGGACGGCTACGCGGACCTCGTCGTCGGCGCCGGCGGCGAGGACACCGACGACGGAGGCGTCGACGCCGGGCTGGTCGAGGTGCTGTGGGGCGGCCCCCAGGGGTTGTCCGGCGGCGCCAAACTGGCGTCGGGACGCGACACCTACGACGGCCTCGGCTCGGCCGGCCGGCTCACCGCAGGGGACGTCAACGGCGACGGCGGCCCGGATGTCGTGACCGTGGAGAACCGGCACGACCTGCGCGTCCTCAAGGGCCCCTTCGGCCGGGACGGCGCCGGAGCGGGCGGCGAACAGGTGGTGAAGGACGTCTACGACAGCCGTGTCCTCGACCTCGCCGCCGGCGACGTCAACGGCGACGGCCTGACCGACATCGTGGCCACCGAGAACGACGGCGACGAGTACGACGCCCGCCGGGTCGTGTACTGGCTGGGCAACCGCATCGCGCTGAACCCCTTCACCCTGGTCTACGACATCGACGGCGCCGGCCTGCAGGGCGGCGAGAACCTCGACGTCGGCGACGTGAACGCCGACGGGTACGACGACATCGTGGTCGGACGGGCCGTGGACGGCTACGACAGCGACCTCGACAACCCCTTCGTCAAGGGCGGCCGGGTCGCCTGGATACCCGGCACCCCCAAGGGCCCCGACGGGGTCAGGGCGGTCTTCCTCAACCAGGACCGGCCCGGAGTGCCCGGCACCGCGGAGAGCCGCGACGGCTTCGGCACCGACGTCCACATCGGCGACGTCGACGGCGACGGCTACCCGGACGTGGTCACCGGAGTGCCCGGCGAGGACCTCGGCAGCGTGTCCGGGGCAGGCGCCGTCGTCGTCCTGCGCGGGACCGCGAACGGGCTCACCGGCACCGGCGCGACGACGGTCACCCAGAACACCGCGACCGTTCCCGGAACCGCCGAGAAGGACGACAGGTTCGGCGGCGCCGTCCACCTCGGCGACACCGACGGCGACGGACGCGCCGACCTCGCCGTCGGCGCGCCGGGGGAGAACTCCGGCGCCGGATCGGTGTGGTACTTCCGCTCCACCCCGACGACCGTGGTGGGGAGCGCCGGGACCTTCGGCGTGGGCACCCTCGGCACGGTGGCGGCCGGGGCGAAGCTGGGCGCCTCCTTCACCGACTGA
- the obgE gene encoding GTPase ObgE, which yields MTTFVDRVELHVAAGNGGHGCASVHREKFKPLGGPDGGNGGRGGDVILTVDQSVTTLLDYHHSPHRKATNGKPGEGGNRSGKDGQDLVLPVPDGTVVLDKAGNVLADLVGHGTAYVAAQGGRGGLGNAALASARRKAPGFALLGEPGDLQDIVLELKTVADVALVGYPSAGKSSLISVLSAAKPKIADYPFTTLVPNLGVVTAGSTVYTIADVPGLIPGASQGKGLGLEFLRHVERCSVLVHVLDTATLESDRDPLSDLDIIEEELRQYGGLDNRPRVVVLNKIDVPDGKDLAELVRPDLEERGYRVLEVSAVAHMGLKELSFALAELVARARAARPKEEATRIVIRPKAVDDAGFTVTREDDLFRVRGEKPERWVRQTDFNNDEAVGYLADRLNRLGVEQELMKAGARSGDGVAIGPEDNAVVFDWEPTVTAGAEMLGRRGEDHRFEAPRPAAQRRRDRQAERDEHEQEYDGFEPFSSE from the coding sequence ATGACCACCTTCGTGGACCGCGTCGAGCTGCACGTCGCCGCGGGTAACGGAGGCCACGGCTGTGCCTCCGTCCACCGTGAGAAGTTCAAGCCGCTCGGCGGACCCGACGGCGGGAACGGCGGACGCGGCGGTGACGTGATCCTCACCGTCGACCAGTCCGTCACCACCCTGCTCGACTACCACCACTCGCCGCACCGCAAGGCCACCAACGGCAAGCCCGGCGAGGGCGGCAACCGCAGCGGCAAGGACGGGCAGGACCTCGTGCTGCCGGTGCCGGACGGCACCGTCGTCCTCGACAAGGCGGGCAACGTCCTCGCGGACCTGGTCGGGCACGGGACGGCGTACGTCGCCGCCCAGGGCGGACGCGGCGGGCTCGGCAACGCCGCACTGGCCTCCGCGCGCCGCAAGGCGCCCGGTTTCGCGCTGCTCGGCGAGCCGGGCGACCTCCAGGACATCGTCCTGGAGCTGAAGACCGTCGCCGACGTGGCGCTGGTCGGGTACCCGAGCGCCGGCAAGTCGTCGCTGATCTCCGTGCTCAGTGCCGCCAAGCCGAAGATCGCCGACTACCCCTTCACCACCCTCGTCCCGAACCTCGGCGTCGTCACCGCGGGCTCGACCGTCTACACCATCGCCGACGTGCCCGGCCTCATCCCCGGCGCCAGCCAGGGCAAGGGGCTCGGCCTGGAGTTCCTGCGGCACGTCGAGCGGTGCAGCGTGCTCGTGCACGTCCTGGACACCGCCACGCTGGAGTCCGACCGCGACCCGCTCTCCGACCTCGACATCATCGAGGAGGAGCTGCGGCAGTACGGCGGCCTCGACAACCGTCCGCGGGTCGTCGTCCTCAACAAGATCGACGTCCCCGACGGCAAGGACCTCGCCGAGCTGGTGCGCCCCGACCTGGAGGAGCGCGGCTACCGCGTCCTCGAGGTGTCGGCCGTCGCGCACATGGGGCTCAAGGAGCTGTCGTTCGCGCTCGCCGAGCTGGTGGCCCGGGCACGCGCCGCACGGCCGAAGGAGGAGGCGACGCGGATCGTCATCCGGCCCAAGGCCGTGGACGACGCCGGGTTCACCGTCACCCGCGAGGACGACCTGTTCCGGGTGCGCGGCGAGAAGCCCGAACGCTGGGTCCGCCAGACCGACTTCAACAACGACGAGGCCGTCGGCTACCTCGCCGACCGGCTCAACCGCCTCGGTGTCGAGCAGGAGCTGATGAAGGCCGGCGCCCGCTCCGGTGACGGCGTCGCCATCGGACCCGAGGACAACGCGGTCGTCTTCGACTGGGAGCCGACCGTCACGGCCGGCGCGGAGATGCTCGGCCGCCGCGGCGAGGACCACCGCTTCGAGGCGCCCCGCCCGGCCGCCCAGCGACGGCGCGACCGGCAGGCCGAGCGGGACGAGCACGAGCAGGAGTACGACGGCTTCGAGCCCTTCAGCTCGGAGTGA
- the rpmA gene encoding 50S ribosomal protein L27 encodes MAHKKGASSTRNGRDSNAQRLGVKRFGGQAVNAGEILVRQRGTHFHPGAGVGRGGDDTLFALQAGAVQFGTHRGRKVVNIVPVA; translated from the coding sequence ATGGCACACAAGAAGGGCGCATCGTCCACCCGGAACGGTCGTGACTCCAACGCTCAGCGCCTCGGCGTGAAGCGCTTCGGTGGTCAGGCCGTCAACGCGGGCGAGATCCTGGTCCGCCAGCGCGGCACCCACTTCCACCCGGGCGCCGGCGTCGGCCGTGGCGGCGACGACACGCTGTTCGCGCTGCAGGCCGGTGCGGTGCAGTTCGGCACCCACCGTGGCCGCAAGGTCGTGAACATCGTTCCGGTCGCCTGA
- the rplU gene encoding 50S ribosomal protein L21, translating to MYAIVRSGGRQHKVAVGDIVEVDKISTAKVGDTVELSTLLVVDGDAVTSDPWVLAGIKVQAEVVDHHKGQKIDILRYKNKTGYRRRQGHRQQYTAIKVTEIPAAAK from the coding sequence GTGTACGCCATCGTGCGCAGCGGTGGCCGCCAGCACAAGGTTGCTGTCGGTGACATCGTTGAGGTTGACAAGATTTCCACCGCCAAGGTCGGCGACACGGTCGAGCTCTCGACCCTGCTCGTGGTCGACGGCGACGCCGTGACCAGCGACCCGTGGGTGCTGGCCGGGATCAAGGTCCAGGCCGAGGTCGTGGACCACCACAAGGGCCAGAAGATCGACATTCTGCGCTACAAGAACAAGACCGGCTACCGCCGTCGTCAGGGCCACCGCCAGCAGTACACGGCGATCAAGGTCACTGAGATCCCCGCGGCTGCGAAGTAA